The genomic DNA ATCGGGGTTATAGAAGAAATTTTAGTATGTCCAGCAGTCTTAATGAAAGAAGACTGCTGGATTTTTTTGTGAATTTGAGAATGAATATTTTATTTTTATCAACATTAAAGGGTTATTGGTTTAAACAAATTCTTATCCCAAGGTAACACGCGCTTTGGAGAGAAAATCAATATTGTACTTCGTACACATATATGATTTAGAAGGAGTGAATTATTCTGGAAAGAAATAGAGAAATAGAATTGATAAGGTATCAAATTAATATAATAAAAGAATTAATTACAAATAATGAGCAACCCTTTTATATAGTAGTAGTAAAATATTTATTTGAAGAAGTACAAGTTATGGCGCTATTAAATATTTTGAGTATATTTAAGGCGAGATTGGAGAATAAAAAAATTGCGGAGTTCAATAAAAATGATGTGTTGTTCAAAAAATTCAATATTAATATGAACAGCTTATATGCTGCTGTAGAGCCAAGTGTAATAGAGTTTAATTACTATGTATGTAAAATTTTTTATCAAAAAATTGATATAAAAATCTTGATTAATAGTTTAAAAGAACAAAGCATATACTATTCCGTATGCTCTTACTTATTAAATCAAATTGATCAAAAGGAATTAATGAGTGAGTATAGTGTCTAAGAGGACGACCATTATTGAATAGAGGATTTGAGATGAATGTAAAAAATGTCCTATCTAAGAGAGAATAAGCCATTCTAAAAAGGCTAGTTTTATACGTAGATTAACAGTGCAACATTGAATATGTTTATAAATGAATAGAAAAAACTTTTTAGAAAGTATATATGATGCGTTTATTTATAAATTTAATAATCAATATAGTGAAAAAGCATGATATAATAAACAAAAATGTATTATTATTACATTGATTTAAAAGGTAATTTAGTAATAGTCATATCTCTTTATTCTATAAAATAATGTATTAATGTTATGGGAGGAATGTAATGCACCAAGGAGAAATCATAGCTTTTTATAGAAAAAAGCTAGGTCTAACTCAAGATAAACTAGGTGAAGGTATCTGTTCGAAAACTCATATTAGCAAAATAGAAAAAGGTACGACAGATGTATCTTCCGAGATCATTACACTTTTGTGTAAAAGATTGGGGATTGATATATCTTTAGAAAAGAATAAATTTTCAGATTTACACAAAAAAATATATCAATGGCATGATTATCTTATTAAGGAAAATGATAAGCAAATAGAGAGGTTAAAAATCGAAATAGAACAAGTAGAGTTGCTAGAAAAAACCATTTACTATCCTCTTTATCAAATATTAGAATCTAGGTATTATTTGTATAAAAATGATACTAACAGATGTGAAAAATTGTTGGGGATTTTAAGGGAGAAATGCAAAGAATTACCTCAATTTGAAATGGATATGCTGCATCATGTATGCGGAATTTTTTTTATTAAGAGTAATCAATATCAAGAGGCCTTAAATTATCTCAAGAAAATAAATGAAAATATTTACAATTGTAAAGAATACTATTATCATTTGGCACTTACCTATTTTTCTTTAGATTTTAAAGTCTTATCTTATTCTTATGCTAGTAAGGCATTGGATTATTTTAGAGAAATTAACCATTTTAAAAGAATTCATGATGTGAAAATATTAATGCTTATGTTAATAGAAGATGAGTGTATTGATGATTTTTCAGTAATTTTTGATGATTATCAAAAATTACTAGAGGTCTGTAATTTTTTTAAGGATGATTTTACTAAAGCTAAAT from Bacillus basilensis includes the following:
- a CDS encoding helix-turn-helix domain-containing protein, with amino-acid sequence MHQGEIIAFYRKKLGLTQDKLGEGICSKTHISKIEKGTTDVSSEIITLLCKRLGIDISLEKNKFSDLHKKIYQWHDYLIKENDKQIERLKIEIEQVELLEKTIYYPLYQILESRYYLYKNDTNRCEKLLGILREKCKELPQFEMDMLHHVCGIFFIKSNQYQEALNYLKKINENIYNCKEYYYHLALTYFSLDFKVLSYSYASKALDYFREINHFKRIHDVKILMLMLIEDECIDDFSVIFDDYQKLLEVCNFFKDDFTKAKLYNNLAYQLYKREKFEESIQYYRQALFFKDQYTVSYLKSLHGYIRSGLMIDLSKKEIITMLNKGLGISKKIKNEYYNVLLKKYYLKLEDDESYYKYLEQIAFPFFLEKGKYEELENCGHELLVYYNNTGQYKKGINLAITLTKS